The following are encoded in a window of Panicum virgatum strain AP13 chromosome 5N, P.virgatum_v5, whole genome shotgun sequence genomic DNA:
- the LOC120676992 gene encoding bidirectional sugar transporter SWEET17-like codes for MQLLIKTAKLATALDIGGFGVVFAATTFAIRELDLRIMVIGMICACLNVLMYGSPLAAMKTVITTKSVEFMPFFLSFFLFLNGGVWATYAVLDRDIFLGIPNGIGFILGTIQLIIYAIYMNSKASQSSKETSEDAAPLLASNA; via the exons ATGCAACTTCTG ATTAAGACCGCAAAGCTGGCGACAGCGTTGGACATTGGTGGATTTGGAGTTGTGTTTGCAGCCACCACATTCGCCATc CGTGAATTGGACTTGAGAATTATGGTGATCGGAATGATATGTGCCTGCCTCAATGTGCTCATGTACGGGTCTCCCCTTGCTGCCATG AAAACGGTGATCACCACCAAGAGTGTGGAATTCAtgcccttcttcctctccttcttcctcttcctcaacGGAGGCGTCTGGGCAACGTACGCTGTGCTTGACCGAGACATCTTTCTCGGG ATCCCCAATGGGATAGGCTTCATCCTTGGCACGATCCAGCTGATCATCTATGCGATCTACATGAACAGCAAAGCCTCCCAGAGCAGCAAAGAAACATCGGAAGATGCGGCTCCTCTTCTAGCTTCAAACGCTTGA
- the LOC120674634 gene encoding uncharacterized protein LOC120674634, giving the protein MERVASSCVGLLAQRRAYSVAAAMAKGAGRRADEKTAAAAAAKRVMGKKEVNTAAAAAAEKTAWVPDPVTGYYRPAGGAKEVDAAELRSKLLTQATNTPGSMERVASSCAGLLSQRRGYAVAAVVVKGPGRMVVEKVAKRVMGKEVMNTAAAGAAASAEKTPWVPDPVTGYYRPAGGAKEVDAVDLRAKLLPQRVAN; this is encoded by the exons ATGGAGAGAGTTGCATCCAGCTGCGTCGGCCTCCTGGCTCAAAG GAGGGCCTACTCCGtggccgcggccatggcgaaGGGAGCCGGGCGGAGGGCCGACGagaagacggcggcggctgcggcggccaaGCGCGTGATGGGCAAGAAGGAAGTGAACaccgctgccgcggcggcggcggagaagacGGCGTGGGTGCCGGACCCGGTGACCGGGTACTACCGCCCGGCGGGTGGCGCCAAGGAGGTGGACGCGGCGGAGCTGCGCTCCAAGCTGCTGACGCAGGCCACCAAC ACTCCGGGTTCCATGGAGAGAGTCGCATCAAGCTGCGCAGGTCTCCTGTCGCAAAG GAGGGGGTACGCCGTGGCCGCGGTGGTGGTGAAGGGACCCGGGCGGATGGTCGTGGAGAAGGTGGCCAAGCGCGTGATGGGCAAGGAGGTGATGAACACCGCGGCTGCGGGTGCGGCTGCCTCGGCGGAGAAGACGCCGTGGGTGCCGGACCCCGTCACCGGCTACTAccgcccggcgggcggcgccaagGAGGTGGACGCGGTGGACCTGCGCGCCAAGCTGCTTCCGCAGAGGGTCGCCAACTGA